Proteins from a single region of Chryseobacterium sp. W4I1:
- a CDS encoding MgtC/SapB family protein — protein sequence MEFLQDHYTIQNELLLILISVFLGLLIGAEREYRNKSAGLRTFILVCFGSCLFTILSIKIGVQNPDRLAANIITGIGFLGAGVIFKGDNKIDGITTATTIWATASIGMAVGSGYVYLSLLGTALVLLILSALIYLQNFIDSSHKIREYRITVAGSEDIQYCEKIFEDHHLKHLMIKLQYAQGNLSITWRLTGKHTKHDEVVRRLINDPKVAAYQF from the coding sequence ATGGAATTTCTTCAGGATCATTATACGATCCAAAATGAACTGCTGCTGATTCTTATTTCCGTCTTTCTTGGTCTGCTGATCGGTGCAGAAAGGGAATACCGCAATAAATCTGCCGGACTGCGGACCTTTATCCTGGTTTGCTTCGGATCCTGCTTGTTTACTATACTTTCTATCAAAATAGGGGTGCAGAATCCCGACCGGCTGGCCGCTAACATTATTACCGGGATTGGTTTTCTGGGTGCAGGTGTTATTTTTAAGGGCGACAATAAAATAGACGGTATTACAACGGCCACCACTATTTGGGCAACTGCTTCCATAGGAATGGCGGTAGGCTCGGGATATGTTTATCTTTCACTTTTGGGAACCGCACTGGTACTTTTAATACTCAGTGCACTGATCTATCTTCAGAATTTTATAGACAGCAGTCATAAGATCCGGGAATATAGAATAACCGTGGCTGGTTCGGAAGACATCCAATACTGCGAAAAAATATTTGAAGATCATCATCTGAAACACCTGATGATCAAATTGCAGTATGCTCAGGGAAACCTTTCCATAACCTGGAGGCTTACCGGCAAGCATACAAAACATGATGAGGTGGTAAGAAGATTGATTAATGATCCTAAAGTGGCCGCATATCAGTTTTAA
- a CDS encoding S46 family peptidase yields the protein MTKKILLSVFLLPAAMAFAQQYGGMWIPTELNEKEMKDLGMKISAKDIFNTQKPSIKDAVVQFNGGCTAEIISPKGLLLTNHHCGYGQIQAHSTVQNDLLSNGFWAKNPDGELPNPGVKVDFIVDIKEATDQILEGTDNLVEPELTKKINKNIEVYKNAQKIESYQSIIVKPMYYGNKYYAFTTETYKDIRLVGAPPQSIGKFGSDTDNWVWPRHTGDFSMFRIYAGKDNKPAEYSKDNVPYVPKHYLPVSIKDKAENDFTFVFGFPGKTTEYLPAVAVEKIMTDIDPARIAVREVALKTLDEKMRTDSETRIKYASKYASVANYWKKWIGEVEGLKKSNAVEKKVMYEGSLVAKNSEIKGTLDQLNKLYNDQAPYALNNAYYTEVIRNAETLKLAGDYYDYIASVEAGRMDDKEVAKLKTKISSFYKDYSAELDAKVTAKLLALYANKTAPQFLPTGFSKYKDENQNIPVIEEMSKNSIITGRAQVNGAGLTADIEKAFSNQEKLIKTLKKDPIYQLYASMKETYMKTADPQFMALQAKIDDQQKKFMAQQMTTDKDRKFFPDANSTLRVTYGKVKGSTPRDAVSYGYQTHLAGVIEKYVPGDYEFDVPKKLIDLYNKKDYGFYKDKTGDVPVGFTATNHTTGGNSGSPALDANGNLVGLNFDRQWEGTMSDINYDPRFSRNIMVDTKYILFIIDKYADSKWLIDEMKVIK from the coding sequence ATGACAAAAAAGATACTTTTATCTGTATTTCTTTTGCCGGCAGCAATGGCATTTGCACAACAGTATGGAGGAATGTGGATTCCTACAGAGTTGAATGAGAAGGAAATGAAGGATCTGGGAATGAAGATTTCTGCCAAAGACATTTTCAATACTCAGAAGCCGAGTATAAAGGATGCAGTAGTACAGTTCAACGGCGGATGTACAGCGGAGATTATTTCGCCTAAAGGATTATTGCTCACCAACCACCATTGTGGATACGGACAGATCCAGGCACATTCTACCGTTCAGAATGATCTTCTTTCCAACGGTTTCTGGGCTAAAAATCCAGACGGAGAACTTCCGAATCCGGGTGTAAAAGTAGACTTTATCGTAGATATCAAAGAAGCGACTGATCAGATTTTGGAAGGTACGGATAACCTTGTGGAGCCGGAACTTACCAAAAAGATCAATAAAAATATTGAGGTTTATAAAAACGCTCAGAAAATAGAATCTTATCAGTCTATCATTGTAAAACCAATGTATTATGGTAACAAATATTACGCTTTCACTACAGAAACCTATAAAGATATCCGTCTGGTTGGGGCACCGCCTCAAAGCATAGGGAAATTCGGAAGTGATACAGATAACTGGGTTTGGCCAAGACATACCGGAGATTTTTCCATGTTCAGAATTTATGCAGGAAAAGATAATAAGCCTGCTGAATATTCAAAAGACAATGTACCTTACGTTCCGAAACATTACCTTCCGGTTTCTATAAAAGATAAAGCCGAAAACGATTTTACATTCGTATTCGGATTCCCTGGAAAAACAACGGAATACCTTCCGGCAGTAGCTGTAGAAAAGATCATGACAGATATTGATCCTGCAAGAATCGCTGTACGTGAGGTGGCTTTGAAAACACTGGACGAGAAAATGCGTACAGACAGCGAAACAAGGATCAAATATGCTTCAAAATATGCTTCAGTAGCCAACTACTGGAAAAAATGGATCGGAGAAGTGGAAGGATTGAAAAAATCCAATGCTGTTGAAAAGAAAGTAATGTATGAAGGCTCTCTTGTTGCTAAAAATTCTGAGATAAAAGGAACTTTAGATCAATTGAATAAACTATACAATGACCAGGCTCCTTACGCACTGAACAATGCTTATTATACAGAAGTGATAAGAAATGCTGAAACTCTTAAGCTCGCTGGAGATTATTACGACTACATTGCATCAGTTGAGGCAGGAAGAATGGACGATAAAGAAGTTGCTAAGTTAAAAACAAAAATAAGCTCTTTCTACAAAGATTACAGTGCAGAGCTTGATGCCAAAGTAACAGCAAAATTATTGGCCTTATATGCCAACAAAACGGCCCCTCAGTTTCTTCCAACAGGTTTCAGCAAGTATAAAGATGAAAATCAGAATATTCCTGTCATTGAAGAAATGTCTAAAAATTCAATCATCACAGGAAGAGCCCAGGTCAATGGAGCTGGGCTAACTGCTGATATTGAAAAGGCATTTTCTAACCAGGAAAAGCTGATCAAAACTTTGAAAAAAGACCCTATTTATCAGCTGTATGCTTCTATGAAGGAAACCTATATGAAAACGGCCGACCCTCAGTTTATGGCTCTTCAGGCGAAGATTGATGATCAGCAGAAAAAATTCATGGCGCAGCAGATGACAACGGATAAAGACAGAAAATTCTTCCCGGATGCCAATTCTACCCTTCGTGTGACCTACGGAAAGGTAAAAGGTTCTACCCCTAGAGATGCTGTTTCGTACGGATACCAGACCCACCTTGCAGGAGTTATCGAGAAATATGTTCCAGGGGATTATGAATTTGATGTTCCTAAAAAGCTGATTGATCTTTACAACAAAAAAGATTACGGCTTCTATAAAGATAAAACAGGTGATGTTCCGGTAGGATTTACTGCTACGAACCATACTACGGGAGGAAACTCAGGAAGCCCTGCCCTGGATGCCAATGGAAACCTTGTAGGTCTTAATTTTGACAGACAATGGGAGGGAACGATGAGTGACATTAATTATGACCCTCGTTTCAGCCGAAACATTATGGTAGATACCAAATATATTCTCTTCATTATCGATAAATATGCCGACTCCAAATGGCTTATCGATGAGATGAAGGTGATAAAATAA
- a CDS encoding copper resistance protein NlpE, translating into MMNSKMFILGIASAAFLASCNQKEKTTETTDAVSDSATVQTVTSDSITKATPTAAGDTSENALDWPGTYEAVIPCADCPGIKTSLTLNNDKTFSITEEYVDRNSKNQDKGTFQWDAAGSVITLKGKTANYKYKVGENILIQLDMDGQEITGPNKDLYVFKKK; encoded by the coding sequence ATGATGAATAGCAAAATGTTCATTCTCGGAATTGCATCGGCTGCTTTTTTAGCGTCGTGTAATCAAAAAGAAAAAACCACTGAAACCACTGACGCTGTCAGTGATTCAGCTACTGTACAGACCGTAACTTCTGACAGCATTACAAAAGCTACTCCTACCGCTGCCGGTGATACCTCAGAAAATGCTCTGGACTGGCCAGGTACCTATGAAGCAGTTATTCCGTGTGCTGACTGCCCGGGAATCAAAACTTCCCTTACACTGAACAATGACAAAACATTCAGTATTACAGAGGAATATGTGGACAGAAATTCTAAAAACCAGGATAAAGGAACTTTTCAGTGGGATGCTGCAGGAAGTGTCATCACATTAAAAGGAAAAACGGCCAATTATAAATATAAAGTGGGCGAAAATATTCTGATACAGCTGGATATGGACGGTCAGGAAATTACCGGACCGAACAAGGATCTGTATGTTTTCAAGAAAAAATAA